The Gorilla gorilla gorilla isolate KB3781 chromosome 23, NHGRI_mGorGor1-v2.1_pri, whole genome shotgun sequence genomic interval catataaatggaaacatatgcTAGCCTTTTCagtctggtttattttacttagcacaaagcatttgagattcatctagTCAcgtgtatcagtagtttgttccttttattgagtggtggtccattgtatggatgttcCAGAACATTTGGACTATTTCTAGTTTGGGGCATAAAATCACTATTAATATTCACGTACAAGTTTTGTGTGTACATAGATTTTCCTTATACTTGAGTAAAGAGCAAGCAGTGGAATttttgggtcatatggtaagtgtaagtttaattttgtaagaaactcaAACTTTTTCAAAGCTGCTGTCTCACCAGCAATAACCGAGAGGTTCCAGTTgttctacatcctctccagcatttgttatttttgaaaGCCATTCTAAAAggcatatttcaatttttattagatCAGTATTGAAGATTTACATTATTAAACTATGtaaacaggccaggcgtgatagttcacgcctataatctctgcactttgggaggcgaaggcaagaggatcacttgagctcagaagttccagaccagcctggtcaacatggtgagactctgtacaaaaaataaataaataaataaataaatcagaaaaaaattagctaggtcaggcacagtggctcatgcctgtaatcccaactacttgagaggtcaacatgggaggatcccttgagtccaggagttcgagaccagcctggacaacgttgGGAGAcactgtctatttaaaaaaaaaaaattagctgagtgtggtggtgccctgtgatcccagctactaaggaagctGAGGTAAGAGAGTCACTTACTTGAGCACAGGTTGTGAAGGCTGCAATGAAAcgtgatcactgcactccagtctgggcaacagagcaagactctttctcaaaacaaaaaatgtagacAGTAGTCCCAGTTGAGTCatgattttagtttttcttcttctctttctttagttttttgtgcatctattatataattaattcatCCAAATTTTTTGCCAAAAATAGAAATCTCTTTGCAGTACATTTAGACAGATCAGGTCATTTCTCCATATGATCATTTTCATGGAGACATATCTCAGGAGCCCTCCATCTCCCTGATTCCATCTGGATGGGGCACCCTGGAGGTCTGCTGCCCAGCTGTCCTCCTGAGCTCCCCATTCACCCTTATGCTCAGGGGCTCTCCCTGCCTGTTGTGCTGGGTCCCATGTtatcttcttttctatttctcctttattttagtGAAGTACAACCTCCAGTTGCTTCCTGAGGGGTAGTCTTGAGACATTTATGTATCCGAAAAGACCTCAATTCATACTTGCATAGCATTTGGCTAGGTATAGAGTTCTagattggaaatattttctctcagattTTGAAGGTCTTCATTATCTTATAGCTTCAAAGGTTGGTGTTGAGAAGTCTGATGAATGTTGAATTCCTGAAGCTCAGACTTTTTTTATCTCTGGAAGTTTTTAGGTTCCGCTCTGTCCTCAGTGTTGTGAAATTTCTTGACAACAAAATTGGGGCTGGGTCCCCTTCATTCATTGTCGTGAACACTTGGTGTTTCCTTCTCTACTGGAAACTCATGTTTTTCCTCTGTGAGAACTTGTCTTGACAAAAAAGAAACGTATTTATTAGACATCTTTCCCTGCCTCCTAGTCTGTTGTCTCTGCTGCCTGTTTCAGAAACATCTAAACAACAATTTAGCTGTTGGAGCTCCTGAcctcttctctgttctttctggaaaatatttttttcaagtttagcTTCTATACTTTGATTAGATTTTGCATtcctattattatatttttttatttttaaggcaaggtctttctctgttgcccaggctggagtgcagtggcacgatcacagttcactgcagccttgttcctggactcaagtgatcctcccacctcagcctcccaagcagctggaactacaggtgtgtgccaccacacccagccagtattttaactttttgtagagatggggtctccttaggtggcccaggctggtgttgaactcctaggctcaagcaatcctcctgccttagcctcccaaaatgctgggattacaggcatgagctaaggCACCCAGACTATATTTTTGTCAAGAATTAGTGGTGGTGGgtgtttgaacatttttattttagagcctCCTATTCTTATTTCATGAATGCAAAGTTTTATCTTTCCGAAGATAtcaattatagatttttttttaagacagtttcactcttgttgaccaggctggagtgcaatgacgcgatcttggctcattgcagccaccacttcctgggttcaatcgattctcctgcctcagcctcctgagtagctgggattacaggcacccaccaccacacgtggctaattttttgtatttttagtagagacggggtttcaccatgttggccaggctggtctcgaacgcctgacctcaggtgatccacccatctcggcctcccaaagtgctgggattacaggcgtgagccaccctgcccagcccaaTTATAGATTTTTTAAGTTAAGGTATTGACAGAGCTCACCTCagcctttttctctctccttgtcATGCAGCCCACAGGGGAGACGGTCAAGCCAGTATGGGGGCTAATGAATAAATGCTACACTGTGCCCACTCAGGTGGGTAAGGGCTGCCACTCCTCTTCCCCTGGAGTGGGGCGGCTGTGCTGGCACCCTTGGCAGACACACTAAGGGGAACTGCACCTGGAGAGGATGGGCCAGTCGGGGAAGGACTGCTGGTCACTCATAGCTGTGTGtcacccctcccacctccctctgcgGAGACGCAAAGTCAAGAGTAGGAAGAAGCCAACCTCTGAGGTAAGGCTTCCCCTGGaaggcccagggctggggctctCTCCTTTCAGAGCTCAGTTAGACCCAGACACACGGCAGGGAGTCCCAAGGGTAGTGGCAGGCCCCCTCCAGGAAACTCACAAGGTTACCACAGCTCAACTGAAAAGGAAGAACTTCCCAGGACTGTGACACCCCAGTGTGAGAACAGGAGGATGAGGTGCTCTGAAGGCCTTTCTGCCCAGTCTGCCCTCTTATTCCTCCTGCAGGTCACGACCCCCAGGAGACCTGGAGGACTGAATGCTGCTGCCCCCAAGGAGGAGGCTGCCGTCTTATCCCAGGAGGGAGAGCAGGTGAAGTCCCCAGGGGAGGAAGCACCTAGCCCCATTCCTGCTGAGCAGGAGGTGGCAGGTACCCCAGACTGGGAGGTAAGGACAGCCCGGGGCTTCAACTGGAACGTCTCCAGCATGGGTCCGACTGAGCAGCCATGGAGCACTGCAGAGTGGGAGGCAGCAGGGCAGGGAAGCAGTGCTGGAGGCTGGCTCAACCCCCAAGACCAGCAGGCCAAGCTGCCATCCCAGGGGAGCGAGGACGTCTGTGCAGAGCTGAGAGGCAGTAGCCATGTGTGAACAGACTGGGCCTCATCCTGGCCTCACCAACTTTGTGTGGACAGAGCCTGTTTCCCTGTCTGTGCAACACAGAACCTGCCTGATCTCACTGCTGGATCCCTCTTCTTCCTGCCAGGAAAATAAAAAGGTTCAAAAGGAAGTTGCTGCGTATCCATCTGGTAAGACCACTGACCCAGCGTGCTGCAGGGGGCTGCTTCCACCCCGCTTCTCAGTGACTGCCAGGGTCACAGACACCCCAGCCCTTTCCCACCTTCCTgacctggggaggggaggggagggaagcagCCCAGGAGTCAGGTGCCTTGACCTTCCTGGGAGCCTCCTTGGGTGGGCAGGAACTCTGGGCCACTCCCCTGAGCTGGCTGCATCCCTACCTTTCACCACAGCTGACCTGGCCCCGGGGCATCTCAGAGGGAGGGTTGATTGCTCCCAGGAGGGGACTCACAAGGCTGCCGGTTTCTACTTTGCAGAGGCCTCTGAGGACAGCAAAGAGCAAAGGCCCTGGGACCGGGTCTCCGTGCCCATGACAGAGCTCTGGCTGGACTGGTTCTCAGCCTCTAACACCCCCAAGACTCAGAACCGTGAAGAAAATCTTTCCAATAAATCCAAGAGTTGCTGCTGCTATAGGCCAGGCTGCCACCTCTCGGGGCCTCCGTCTTCAGACAAACCCAGCCTGGCTTCATCCACACTCCCTGTCCCCACAGCTGCAGGAACAGCACTTCCTGCCACCGAGCCGTGTGACCACAGTGGATTGTCTCTGGAGGGGCCCAAGGGGGCCCTGGCCACCTTTCTGACTGACTCGGTGCCAGGAGACAGACCAACGTCCCTCTCGTGCTGACAGCCGGGCCGCACCCTGGCATGAGGGCATTTACAGAAATGCTGGCGGAACTGCTGCCAGGGAGGCTGTAGGGTCCTCTGGCAAAAGAGGCCTCAGGTGGCTCCTCAGAGTGTCTGTGGTTCTCTGTCCCAGGCTGTTCCCTAAGAAGGTCTGCCCAGGACTCAGGTAATCATATGCTCATTAGAAACTCCTGGGCACTGCCTgtgtgcccagcccagcccattaTGTCGGTGAGGACAGACGTGGAGGACAGCAGTCCCTGCCCTTGGTTGGGGCTCCAGGCCAGCAAGGGCCACAGCCCCAGAAGGCAGAGCAGGAAGACAGGACTCGGGGCAGGTGAAGCAGCCTTCTCATTGGCAGAAGGGAAACAGAAGCCCAgggtggggaagggtggggaagggtggggaagggtggggaagggTGGGCCCGGGGTCACACGGggtaatggcagagccaggactaggGTCAGGGTCTCTGGCTCTCAGCTGCCCATgccacctcctccttctctgccCGCCCCAGTGCCTCATGGGCCCAAGGTTGACTCCCGCCCTAGGGCAGGCCAGTGACCCACAGGGCTCATACATGGCCCCTGGCCAAGCCTGTGGGCCCTGCCTTACCCCTACCGGGAGGATGGCACCTAGGGTTGGAGCCAAACAAGTGTCCTCCTCCAGCGCCAGCCTGGCCCCGAGTGCAAACTCGTCACTGGTCAGGGGTCCGGACAGCAGCATCCCTGAGGGCCGAGAGAGGGGGCCAGTCCTGTGGTGAGGTTGAGAGGTGTCAACGTGCTGGCGGTCCTCGCTCGCTCTCAGCACCTCCTCAGCCTCAGCGTCTGCTCTGAccacacttgaggagcccttcagcccagcgctgcactgtgggagcccctctctgggctggtggAGGCTGGAGCCAactccctctgcttgcggggaggtatggagggagaggcgtgggcaGGAACCTGGGTTGCTCACGGGCCAGCACCAGTTCCGGGTGGGCAGGGGCTCAGcgggccctgcactcggagcagccagctggtgcctccagccccaggcagtgaggggcttagcacctgggccagcagctgcggagggggCGTTGGGTCCCCCAGTACTGCTGGCCCGCCGGCGCGCACCACACTTGAATTGTCGCCAGGCCTCAGTCacctccccgcggggcagggttcgggacctgcagcctgccatgcccaaGCCTCCCCATGGTGGGCTCCCTGCGAGGCCCGAGCCTCCCACACGGGTGCCTCCCACTGCTCCACGGCACCTGGTCCCATccactgcccaagggctgaggagtgcaggtgcccggcgtgggactggcaggcagctctgcCTGTGGCCCTGGCATAGGATCCACTAGGCGAAGCTGGCTGGACTCCTGAGTCacgtggggacttggagaacttttatgtctagccagaggattgtatatgcaccaatcagcactctgtgtctagctccgggtttgtggatgcaccagttagcactctgtatctagctaatctggtgggtaCTTGGGGAACCTTTATTTCTAGCTAaaagattgtaaatacaccaatcagcactctgtgtctagctcaaagtttgtaaacacaccaatcagcaccctgtgtctagctgaaggtttgtaaacgcaccaatcagtgctctctGTCTActctatctagctaatctagtggggacttggacaacctttatgtctagctaagggattgtaaatacaccattCAGCACTCTGTGTGTagttcaaggtttgtaaatataccaatcagcactctgtgtctagctcagggattgtaaatgcaccaatcagcaccctgtcaaaatggaccaatcagctctctgtaagtGGACCAATccgctgtctgtaaaatgggccaatcagcaggatgtgggtgggggtcagataagggaataaaagcaggctgcctgaagTGGCAGCGGCAACCTGGTTGCCATCGTTCTTTTGCTGTTTGCAGTGAGTCTTCCTGCTGCTCACTcattgggtccacactgcctttatgagttgTAACACTGGAAGGactgcagtttcactcctgaggccagtgagaccacaaacccaccaggaaGAATGAACAACTCCGTGCGTGCCGCCTTAAGAGccgtaacactcactgtgaaggtctgcagcttcactcctgaagccagcaagaccacgcacccaccagaaggaacaaactctgaacacaccatctttaagaactgtaacactcaccgtgagggtccacagcttcattctggaagtcagtgagaccaagaacccaccaattttgGACACAAGGTGACAGGCTGAGGGCGGTGGCTTGGTCCTGGGTTTTCCTGGGGCCTTCCCAGGGAATGTTCTGGCACCTGCCGACTGAGCCCTGGGAGGTAGCCCTGGCATATAGCTCCCTGATGCCATGATTTGTCTTCCGTTTTGGGGTGTCATATATGAAGGGAGGTGACTGTTGTGATGGTGCTGGCAGGACTGCTGCCCCTGATGTGGGGTGGGCTGAGTTAGGCCTGAAatgtgaggccgggtgcggtggctcacgcctgtaattccagcactttgggaggccgaggtgggcggatcacgaggtcaggagattgagaccaccctggctaacacggtgaaaccccgtctctgttaaaaacagacaaaaatattagccgggcgtggtcgtgggcacctgtagtcccagctacttgggtggctgaggcaggagaatggtgtgaacccgggaggcggagcttgcagtgagccaagatcgcaccactgcactcctgcctgggcgacagagcgagactctgcctcaacagaaaaaaaaaaaaaaaaaaaaaaaaaaaaaaaaagaaatatgggccTCCAGGCTGAGTTCTGCCCTCTCCACCACATCcagggctgactgacacctctaGTCAGTCCATTCTGGCCCCTTCCCCAGATGCCAGGACAATGTAGTCCTTGTCACCAATCTGGGCAGTCAGAGTTGGGTCAGTGGGACACGGGATTATGGGCAAGGGTAACTGACATCTGCTCAGCCTCAACGGACCCGTCTCAAATGCGGCCAGGCGGTGGGGTAAGCAGGAATGAGGCAGGGGTGGGGTTGCCCTGAGGAGGATGATCGCAACCAGGGCGTGGGCAGGGGACCCGAGTTGGAACTACCACATTGCTTTATTGTACATCAGGGCCCCTGGCTAGGGAGCAGGCTGGGGACTAGGTACCCCATTCTAGCGGGGCACAGCACAAAGCTCATAGGGGGATGGGGTCACCAGGAAAGCAAAGACACCATGGTGGCTGGGCCGGGGCTGTCCGGTGGGCACCAAGAAGCTGAAGTGCTGCAGCAGGGaggtgaagaagaggaagagctcCATGCGGGCCAGGGGCTCCCCGAGGCATGCGCGGCGgcctgtggggaggggaggggaggggcgtcAGTGAGCCTGGCTCCTGGGTGATACCCCTGCAAGACTCCACGGACGGGGACAGGGAGCCGGGCTCCCCACAGGCACCTGCTGAGAAAGGCAGGAAGGCCTCCGGCTTCACAAAGTGGCCCTGGGCATCCAGGAAGTGTTCGGGGTGGAAGCGGAAGGGCTTCTCCCAGATGGCCTCATCCTTCAGCACCGATGACAGGTTGGTGATGAGTGTCGTGCCCTGGGCAGGAGATGCAGGGTGAGAGTGGGGACTGGGCTCTAGGATGCTGGGACTCCTGCCACCAAACAAACACACGGGGGACacacactgcctggcacacagctggACTCTGTCAACTAGTCCTGCGCCCGAGAAGCTCCACAGTACCCTCTCCGACCCCACAGCAGGGTGCAGTCACACCTCTCAGAGGCACCCACACTGCCCCCTCTCCCTACAGGCATTGGGTCCTCCAACATTCTGGCAGGTCCTGGTTTGTCTTCCCCACTAGACGGGGGCTCTGGATGGACAGGCCAGTCCTGCCTCTATTCTGGACCCCACACTCAGGCGGGGACAGTCGATGTGGTGGCATTAAGGACCGGGTGGCCAGGGTTCCTAGACTGGGCCCACCTGGCAGTGGCCATGCTGGGGCTACCACCAGGGACTGGTGCTGAGCTGGGGTGAGGAGGGTGCCAGGCCTACCTTAGGGATGCGGAAGCCCTGTACTTCGATGTCACGGGATGTCATATGGGTCACACCCAGGGGGACGATGTCCCCAAAGCGCTGCACCTCGTGAATCACGGCAGTGGTGTAGGGCATGCGAGCCTGGTCACCCATCTCTGGTCGCCGCACCTGGCCTATCACGTCGTCGATCTCCTGTTGGACACGGCCTGGACAGACATGCGTCCCCACAATGGGTCAGCACCCAGGGGGTCCGGCCCTGACACTCCTTCCTGCCTCCTATGTTGGAGGAGGTCAGGCTTACAGGATCCTGGTGAAGCCTGTGCTTGGAGCCCCGGGTGTCCCAGCAAAGTTCACGGGCCCCCGCCTGTACCCTTCCTCCCTCGGCCCCTGCACTGTTTCCCAGATGGGCTCACGCTGCACATCCGGATGTAGGATCATGAGCAGGAGGCCCCAGGCCAGCGTGGTCGAGGTGGTCACCATCCCGGCAGAGAACAGGTCAGCCACCACTATGCGCAGGTTCTCATCATTGAAGCTGCTCTCAGGGTTCCTCTTGGCCTGAGCAGGGCCGAGAGGATACTCGGGACAGAACGGGGTAGCCCCCAAATGACCTCCAATTCTGCACATGTCGGCCCAGATGCGGCTCACCGGGTGATGCACTGGCCCAACCTTTTGCCCAGCCTCCCCTCATTCCTCCCGGGACGCTCAACCCACCACCCTTGCCCCCCACCGTGTCAGCTGCTCTCACCTTCTCCATCTCCGCCAGGAAGGCCTCAGTCAGGTCTCGGGGTGGCTGGGCTGGGTCCCAGGTCATCCTGTGCTCAGTTAGCAGCTCATCCAGCTGGGTCAGGAAAGCCTTTTGGAAGCGTAGGACCTTGCCAGCCAGCCCTGGGATACGCAGGAGGACGGGGATGGCATTCAGCACCTACAGCAGACACAGAATGGGGTCTCAATCCCTCCTGTGCTCTGCGTTCACCTGGACCAGTCTCAGGCCCCAGCCATCTCCAGGAAGACCCAGGGCCTGCCTGTCCTTACCACTGACCTCCCCAAGTCCCTCCCCAGTGCCAGCCTCCACACTCTCTCCTTGCCCAGAGGAGAAACCTAAAATCGAAATCTCCAACGTGGACAGGGGGTACAGAGTCCTTGGCCTCTCCTGGTGCCCCCTGACCCGGGCACACCTCTGTCACGACCATGTCTGAGAtgtcccctcctcctccaggccCTTCTTACAGTGGGGTCTCCTGGAATGTCCTTTCCCAAACCCATCTATGCAAATCCTGCTCTTCCGAGGCCCCAGTCCAGCCCCGGCACCTCAGGAGCTCGCCCTGCAGAGACCCCTCGGTCTCTCGCTCCACACCTCGCGCAGGAAGCCCGCCTCCTCCTTCAATCCCTCCTGAGCTAGGTCCAGCAGCCTGAGGAAGCGAGGGTCGTCATACTCGAAGCGGCGCCCGCAGGTGAGGGAGGCGATCACGTTGCTCACGGCTTTGTCCAAGAGGCCGCTGGGGCGAAAGGGGCGTCCTGGGAGCGGGAGATGCGGGTCAGGGGTCGCCTTCCCCGTCCCCCGCCTTCCCAGTTCCCGCTTTGTGCCCCTGTGCCCATCACCCACCGGAGTGGTCGGCGAAGGCGGCACAGAGGCGGGCGGCCTCCTCGGTCACCCACTGCTCCAGCGACTTCTTGCCCAGGCCCAAGTTGCGCAAGGTGGACACGGAGAAGCGCCTCTGCTCGCGCCACACGGGCCCATAGCGCGCCAGGAACACCCCTGGGGGCGGGATGGGCACGTGCGCGTGGCCATGAAGGCATTAGCCCCACCCTCCACCACCCACTCCAACCCTATGCTCCCCCTGGTCTCCCGCAGTCCCCGGCCCTGTCCAGCTGGGCACAGGGCCCACTCTTTGTGCATCCACCTTGCTCCCTTGGCTGGGGCAGGGCTTTGCCCCGCCTCGTCTCTGCCCACCCTGACCGCCTTTGCACTCAGGGAAGATCCCGTGGGCCCCGCGCCACCCACACTGAGCTTACAGCACAGGTGCGGTCCCCACCCCCCACTTCGACACCGGATTCCAGCTGGGAAATGCGCCAGCCTCACCCATTGGGCTCCTGCCGGGTCTCGGCAGTGGCCCCGCCCACTCGTCACAAGCCCCGCCCTCGTCCCCACGCTCACACCTCCCTAGTGCAGGTGGTTTCTTGGCCCGCTGTCCCCACTCGCTGGCCTGTTTCATGTCCACGACCCCGCGCCCTCTCTGCCCAGCTCGGACTACGGTCATCACCCACCCGGGTCCCACGGAAATCTGTCTCTGTCCCCACCGCTGCTTGCCTTGGGAACGCGGCCCGAAACCCAGGATCTGGGTGATGGGCACAGGGGGGCGGTCGGCGGTGTCCTCGCCGTGGGTCACCAGCGCCTCGCGCACGGCCGCCAGCCCATTGAGCACGACCACCGGCGTCCAGGCCAGCTGTAGGCTGAACACGTCCCCGAAGCGGCGCCGCAACTGCAGAGGGAGGGTCAGGGCCTCTGTCAAGCGACGATCCCCCCAGACTACAGGTCCTAGTCCTATTTGAACCTTGGACGACCCCCGGGGCTACCAGGAGTGAGCAGGTGGAAGGAGGAGACCCAGCCTCCTgatcctggggtgggggtggggtcacAACTTCTGTGATGGAGGAACTCAGTTTGGATGCGTCACCCAGGTATGACCTTGCAAGAGTCACCAAAATTGCCGAGAGGCCACAGTTAGCATCCCATTCCCAGATGATGGTCCATGCCGGTGAGCAGTGAGGCCCGAGGACCCACAGTGCAAAAGGTTTGAACCGGGTCACTGCACCTCCTTCATCCTTGATTTCCTGATTTAAACGGCACACAGGACCCTGACTCCTCTTCCATTCCCAAGGCCTTTTCTTCTGGTGTCAGCAGAAGGGACTTTGTGCTCCATAACATATGTTGCCCAATGGGCTTGCACGCCCACTGCCAAGTCCAGCTCCACCTCCAGGCCCTTGCCCTACTCTTCCTTGGCCTTTGGAAAATCCGGTCCTTCATGCCATGTATAAATGCCCTTCCCCAGGAAGTCCCCCAAACCTGCTTCCCCTTCTCAGCCTGGCTTCTGGTCCAGCCTGTGGTTTCACCCACCACCCATGTTTGCTTCTGGTAGAGGATCCTCAGCACCTCTGCCaccctccagaacctcctccctcACCTGATCGAAGCAGTATGGTGTGTTCTGGAAGTCCACATGCAGCAGGTTGCCCAGCCCGGGCAGTGGCAGGGGGCCTGGCGGGTAGCGTGCAGCCCAGCGTTGGCGCCGGTGCATCAGGTCCACCAGGAGCAGGAAGATGGCCACTATCACGGCCAGGGGCACCAGTGCTTCTAGCCCCATGGCTGCCTCACTACCAACTGGGCTCCTCTGGACACACCtggcacccccaccccaccagacACAGAGGACCAGGCAGGACACTCTCAGCACACCGAGCGCGTGACCCTTCCCTTATAAAGGGAGCTGATGATGGCCTTTGCCCTCTGCTGTGAGTCAACCTGCTGTGTTGACTGTGCTGCCAGTGGCAGAGTCAGGCCAGGGTGGGTATGGGCTGCTCCAGAGGTCCTTGCCCCTGCTTCCTGCTCCAGGCCCTTACCCAGGGTAGGCCGGTGGAGGGGCCTGGTCAGAGAAGTCACcccccctccccactccaagCTCCTGAAGCCTGCAAAGCCTTCTGGGATAACCAGGGTTTCAGTGGACCCGGCCATCCACCACCCAGCTAGGCTCATACACCCTAATGTAGTCACAACCCCTCCTCCAGAACATGGCCTTGCCCTTTCCCTACCCCCACCTGCCCACTCCAGAGTGACCTTCAGCACCCTTATCTGTCACTGGCACTTACCTGGGGCCTTAGAGCTCCTGATGAGGAGTGGCATCATGGGCCTGGTCCCTTCACTTCACACTGCACTCTTGACATGCACAGATGCTATGCACACACCTGATGGTGCACAGATCTCTTGTCCACTCCCAGACACTTGTCCACTTGTTCACACTTGCAGGGACACGATTACACACCCAGAAAATCACCCACACAATGACAAtattcacacatacacagactCACACTGACACTCAGGGCACACATTGTCTCTTACACACAccagtcacacacacatacagacccGGCACCAAGTACCGCGCTTCCCAGCCATGCCTGAGGTTTCCTGGATGGGACCTCTCCTGTCCAGAGGctgctcccagcccagcccacatCCCTGGGCTCTGGCCGGGCCATGGCTTCTCGTTTGCAACAGGGCTGTTCCCAGAGCTCCCAGTTGGTAGCCTGAAGGCCCTTGCCCCAGCCTGTGACAACATCCTCCAGGGCTGCCTGAGGGTCGTCGTCCTCCACTGCTTTCTGGCCTCCATGTTTCTGATTAGAAATCTGGTGGGAACGTTATGGAGGATCCTTTGTTCAGTAtatgttgctttattttttttttctttagacagggtctcactctgttgcccaggccggagtgcagtggcaggatcatggctcactgcagtctcgacatCAAGTGGACCccctgcc includes:
- the LOC129529528 gene encoding uncharacterized protein isoform X1, with the protein product MGQSGKDCWSLIAVCHPSHLPLRRRKVKSRKKPTSEVTTPRRPGGLNAAAPKEEAAVLSQEGEQENKKVQKEVAAYPSEASEDSKEQRPWDRVSVPMTELWLDWFSASNTPKTQNREENLSNKSKSCCCYRPGCHLSGPPSSDKPSLASSTLPVPTAAGTALPATEPCDHSGLSLEGPKGALATFLTDSVPGDRPTSLSC
- the LOC109025371 gene encoding cytochrome P450 2D6 gives rise to the protein MGLEALVPLAVIVAIFLLLVDLMHRRQRWAARYPPGPLPLPGLGNLLHVDFQNTPYCFDQLRRRFGDVFSLQLAWTPVVVLNGLAAVREALVTHGEDTADRPPVPITQILGFGPRSQGVFLARYGPVWREQRRFSVSTLRNLGLGKKSLEQWVTEEAARLCAAFADHSGRPFRPSGLLDKAVSNVIASLTCGRRFEYDDPRFLRLLDLAQEGLKEEAGFLREVLNAIPVLLRIPGLAGKVLRFQKAFLTQLDELLTEHRMTWDPAQPPRDLTEAFLAEMEKAKRNPESSFNDENLRIVVADLFSAGMVTTSTTLAWGLLLMILHPDVQRRVQQEIDDVIGQVRRPEMGDQARMPYTTAVIHEVQRFGDIVPLGVTHMTSRDIEVQGFRIPKGTTLITNLSSVLKDEAIWEKPFRFHPEHFLDAQGHFVKPEAFLPFSAGRRACLGEPLARMELFLFFTSLLQHFSFLVPTGQPRPSHHGVFAFLVTPSPYELCAVPR
- the LOC129529528 gene encoding uncharacterized protein isoform X2, translated to MKRSLQVSRRKRQLTTGQAMGKISVFSALIGQVTTPRRPGGLNAAAPKEEAAVLSQEGEQENKKVQKEVAAYPSEASEDSKEQRPWDRVSVPMTELWLDWFSASNTPKTQNREENLSNKSKSCCCYRPGCHLSGPPSSDKPSLASSTLPVPTAAGTALPATEPCDHSGLSLEGPKGALATFLTDSVPGDRPTSLSC